From the candidate division KSB1 bacterium genome, the window AATATCGTGATAATAAGACGCCACCCGCGCCAGAAGGGCATTGCCACCGATAACTTCGGTTGCCGTTTCAGAGAGATTTCCAACCATGATGCTATGATGATAGGTCCCGGGGGCACGGATCGCCAGCTGCCGAAGCAAGGGTTTATTCAGATCGGACAACTCCAACAAAGTCGAATTTGTGGTGAACCTGAAAATGGTTTCAATAATTATCATTAAGCCGTAAGCCAAAATTGGTGAAAGCAGCCCGTTGATTAAGCCATATAACCACATGTTCCACAGATCTTTGAATTCGGTATTCTGTAGAAACTCAATCGCCGCGATTGAGAAAATGTATGCGATAGAGATTGATAAAATTCCCTTTATTATCCAGGATCGGGCTTGAATTTCACGCACGGCAAATGTGGAGACAGTTCCCACAAAAAGGCAAATTATCATTATGCCGAATTCATTGCCTCTGAGCCCCCCGATAATGATACTCAGTGTTACAGTTCCTATAAAAGCAACCCTTGGATCGAAAAATATGGTGAGCAGCATTGAAGCAATGGAAATCGGGATCAAGTATTTCAGATTTGACGAAAAACCAAATTGGTTGATCAGAAAAGTAGTGCCAATTACCATCATAAAGATAATAAATATCAAAAACATCTTTTTTAAATCATAAAATATTTCTTTCCGGGAAACCGTCAGAAACATAGCTGCAAATGATAATGAAAGAGAAACTAATAACATTCTCCCCATATACGGCAGGATAATTTTTGAACCGCCTTCACTTATTTCTCTTTCGGCCTTTGCTGCTGCTAGTGAATTTAGTTTATTCAGCGTTTCCCTCGTAATGCGTTCATGGGTATTTACAATTCTTTCGTTTTCAAACACAATACCTTTTGAAAGAGGAACGTTCGTGACTGCAGCTTCTATTCGTTGTTCTGTTTCAATCTTATTATGAATTAAGTTAGGTTTTAAAAAAGCGGTGATAATTTGATACCCTAATTTCACCGTGGTTGAAATCTGATCAGGAAATGTCTGGGTCAAGTTTTCAAGAACGTTATCATCATAATTCTCTCGAGTCAAATGGTTTTGCAAATTTTCTATAGTCTCTTTGCCTGTAGAAATCACGGAGATTTTTTTTACATAATTCGGTATCTTTTCACGTTGCAAATTTAGAATTCCATTCGAATATAAATCAAGGAGGATCCTTCTGAAATTCTGTCTCAAAAATTCAGAATCAAATTTTTTCTTTATCGTCTCATTGGAATTATTGCTGAGCGAGATTTCGGCTCCGTGTAATAAAATCGGGATGTTAACCTGTTCAATAATTAGAGAAAATTTGTTTACCACGTTGCGAAGCCCAGTCACTTTTGTCGAATCGGCTGCTTCTGAATTTCGAACCAAATTGATTTCTTTAAACAGTTCATCAAAC encodes:
- a CDS encoding HDIG domain-containing protein, which gives rise to MQKFLKKISDFTKPFRENLKALQEHKQWRYTPQFVMGLVIVITATLIFPSSQSYQFANLKEDDVYSGEEIIAPFRFLVNKTEQEIANDRQAATEKVPLVFNRVDSIELRYVSRFDELFKEINLVRNSEAADSTKVTGLRNVVNKFSLIIEQVNIPILLHGAEISLSNNSNETIKKKFDSEFLRQNFRRILLDLYSNGILNLQREKIPNYVKKISVISTGKETIENLQNHLTRENYDDNVLENLTQTFPDQISTTVKLGYQIITAFLKPNLIHNKIETEQRIEAAVTNVPLSKGIVFENERIVNTHERITRETLNKLNSLAAAKAEREISEGGSKIILPYMGRMLLVSLSLSFAAMFLTVSRKEIFYDLKKMFLIFIIFMMVIGTTFLINQFGFSSNLKYLIPISIASMLLTIFFDPRVAFIGTVTLSIIIGGLRGNEFGIMIICLFVGTVSTFAVREIQARSWIIKGILSISIAYIFSIAAIEFLQNTEFKDLWNMWLYGLINGLLSPILAYGLMIIIETIFRFTTNSTLLELSDLNKPLLRQLAIRAPGTYHHSIMVGNLSETATEVIGGNALLARVASYYHDIGKMEKAEYFVENQKGGKNPHEKLTPSMSCLILINHVKRGLDLAHDYNLPKEIRDFIPEHHGTNIIRFFYEKAKESSDGVEINETDFRYPGPKPQTKETGIVMLADSVEAGSRSLKDPSVSRIRGMVNSFVHERLLDSELDECPLTTRDLNLIKKSFVNTLTGMFHGRIEYPDQDKKPFGKGGKKPSVKPIEIPS